A section of the Leptospira kobayashii genome encodes:
- the pgsB gene encoding poly-gamma-glutamate synthase PgsB → MKSNTFLFFVLISLLLFYYLIELLIHRGTLSGFRNRIHVNGTRGKSSITRLIRAGLAASGERVFAKTTGTLARMILPDGTERAVHRFGRPSILEQISILKAAKKEKATSIVIECMALEPRYQWASEGMILKSTIGVISNIREDHLDVMGPNLDDVALALASTVPIGGKLITGETKFKKIIGEVCKDRNTDWIEVSENSPKDSLITDAEIAKFSYWEHKENVSIALKVCLELGVSRNIALQGMIHSEPDPGALTVLPIQFFGKDILFVNAMAANDTESTRMIWNEAKKRYSKDRSGFLLFHCREDRLERSKLLAQEIAKWADVNAIFLIGTGTKYAMHYLKKECKEGMRVFNWEDYNIDLIFESLVAQMKPRSFVLGLGNIAGMGLELTQYLKNRAKIDNRNE, encoded by the coding sequence ATGAAATCCAATACGTTTCTATTTTTTGTACTAATTTCCCTACTCCTTTTCTATTATCTCATCGAACTTTTGATTCATCGGGGCACATTATCGGGTTTTCGAAATAGAATCCATGTCAACGGAACCAGAGGAAAATCCAGTATAACAAGACTTATACGTGCAGGACTTGCCGCAAGTGGAGAGAGGGTTTTTGCAAAAACCACAGGCACTTTGGCGAGAATGATATTGCCCGATGGAACGGAAAGAGCGGTGCATCGTTTCGGCAGACCCTCCATCCTGGAACAAATTTCCATCCTGAAGGCCGCAAAAAAGGAAAAAGCGACTTCCATCGTCATCGAATGTATGGCTTTGGAACCGCGTTACCAATGGGCCAGCGAAGGAATGATTTTAAAATCCACAATCGGAGTGATCTCCAATATCAGAGAAGATCATCTGGATGTAATGGGACCTAACTTGGATGATGTGGCGCTAGCGCTAGCTTCCACGGTTCCCATTGGAGGTAAATTGATTACCGGAGAAACCAAATTCAAAAAAATCATCGGGGAAGTTTGCAAAGACAGAAATACCGATTGGATCGAAGTGAGTGAAAATTCTCCAAAGGATTCTTTGATCACGGATGCGGAGATTGCAAAATTTTCCTATTGGGAACATAAGGAGAACGTTTCCATCGCGCTGAAGGTTTGCTTGGAATTAGGTGTTAGTCGAAACATTGCCCTTCAAGGAATGATCCATTCGGAACCTGATCCGGGTGCCCTCACTGTTTTACCGATTCAGTTTTTCGGAAAAGACATACTGTTCGTCAACGCAATGGCTGCCAATGATACGGAAAGTACCAGAATGATTTGGAACGAAGCGAAAAAACGGTATTCGAAGGATCGTTCCGGATTTTTACTTTTCCATTGCAGAGAAGACCGACTGGAAAGAAGCAAATTACTGGCCCAAGAGATCGCAAAGTGGGCGGATGTGAATGCCATCTTTCTCATCGGAACGGGAACGAAATACGCGATGCATTACCTGAAGAAAGAATGTAAGGAAGGAATGCGCGTTTTCAATTGGGAAGATTATAATATAGATTTGATTTTTGAATCTCTTGTGGCACAAATGAAACCGAGATCCTTTGTCTTGGGACTCGGAAATATTGCCGGAATGGGACTTGAGCTCACTCAGTATCTGAAAAACAGGGCAAAGATAGACAATAGAAATGAATGA
- the pgsC gene encoding poly-gamma-glutamate biosynthesis protein PgsC, translating into MNDILSLSIGLSLVISLVFSEFFGIVGTGLVVPGYIALNLNHPKNLAITFLIALFAYLTVELLSFLFILFGKRKTVLILLFGYFYGYLFNFQILPDIETPLLSDVRSIGFIIPGLIGIWFERQGVIETTSVLVIASIMVKMLLILSIGSEFL; encoded by the coding sequence ATGAATGATATTTTATCTCTCTCCATAGGACTCAGTCTTGTCATAAGTCTGGTCTTTTCCGAATTTTTCGGAATTGTAGGAACAGGACTTGTCGTTCCGGGTTATATCGCCCTCAACCTGAACCATCCCAAAAACCTCGCGATTACATTTTTAATTGCACTGTTTGCTTATCTAACGGTGGAACTACTTTCTTTTCTATTCATTTTATTCGGAAAAAGAAAGACCGTACTCATTCTGTTATTTGGTTATTTTTACGGGTATCTTTTCAATTTTCAGATTCTACCCGATATAGAAACTCCTCTTCTTTCCGATGTAAGAAGCATCGGATTCATCATCCCCGGTCTGATAGGAATCTGGTTCGAAAGGCAAGGTGTAATTGAAACCACGTCCGTTCTGGTGATCGCATCCATCATGGTGAAAATGTTACTGATTCTTTCCATAGGTTCCGAATTTTTATGA
- the pgsW gene encoding poly-gamma-glutamate system protein, whose protein sequence is MITRIYWNFWKHSSIAIALLALFAVLGLVATESFKVKKEQPYFKKKIHAAKLAERAFQVLRSDLLKKKKPDYKDWDPANTGLIGEFLSPVTSNTGSLSSKQTSVNPNFAAVILHLLKRAKLEEGDTIAVAVSGSFPAMNVCLFAALETLKLKPMIIASTSASQFGANHPQMLWLDMERILSEESVFSIKSTHASLGGTQDKAIGMSKEGKDYLLTGIKRNKVAYIDPLSFEDSIRQRMDLYQKLAAGKQIKAFINIGGGTTVLGTSLGKQVFKSGLITQLPDDINPPDSVIKEFLQRDIPVINVIQVESLARKFGLPIAPKKTPKPGEGKVFIQEEYNPWLCIGILVFLSMGMYGITKLGWGGNQTDFQLPETIRRK, encoded by the coding sequence ATGATCACGCGCATCTACTGGAATTTTTGGAAACATTCGAGCATTGCCATCGCACTCTTGGCGTTATTCGCGGTTTTGGGATTGGTAGCGACGGAATCCTTTAAAGTAAAAAAGGAACAACCTTATTTTAAAAAGAAAATCCATGCGGCAAAATTGGCGGAACGAGCTTTTCAGGTTTTACGCTCGGATCTATTGAAGAAGAAAAAACCGGATTATAAGGATTGGGACCCGGCTAACACCGGTCTTATCGGCGAGTTCTTAAGTCCGGTTACGAGCAACACCGGATCCCTTTCTTCCAAACAAACGTCCGTAAATCCGAACTTTGCGGCAGTGATTTTGCATTTATTGAAAAGGGCAAAATTGGAAGAAGGAGATACTATCGCAGTTGCAGTTTCAGGATCTTTTCCTGCGATGAACGTTTGTTTGTTTGCAGCATTGGAAACACTCAAATTAAAACCGATGATCATCGCAAGCACTTCCGCTTCCCAATTCGGCGCCAACCATCCTCAGATGTTGTGGCTGGACATGGAAAGAATACTCTCCGAGGAATCCGTTTTCTCCATAAAATCGACACATGCCTCTCTCGGAGGCACCCAGGACAAAGCGATAGGAATGTCCAAAGAAGGGAAGGACTACCTCTTAACGGGAATTAAACGGAATAAGGTGGCCTACATCGATCCGCTCAGCTTCGAAGATTCAATCAGACAAAGAATGGATCTTTATCAAAAACTTGCCGCAGGAAAACAAATCAAAGCATTTATCAATATAGGTGGAGGCACTACCGTTCTCGGAACAAGCCTCGGCAAACAGGTGTTCAAGAGCGGGCTCATCACACAGTTACCCGACGACATCAATCCTCCCGATTCAGTAATCAAAGAATTTTTACAAAGAGACATCCCGGTCATCAATGTCATCCAAGTGGAATCTCTTGCCCGCAAATTCGGTTTACCCATTGCACCGAAAAAAACACCGAAACCGGGAGAAGGAAAAGTGTTCATCCAGGAAGAATACAATCCCTGGTTGTGTATAGGAATCCTGGTATTTCTTTCCATGGGAATGTATGGAATCACCAAATTGGGATGGGGCGGAAACCAAACCGACTTCCAATTGCCGGAAACCATCCGACGCAAATAA
- a CDS encoding LIC_12238 family plasminogen-binding lipoprotein, producing MFSFYRILILLPALCFAINCGVPKGEFGWATSKTGDLDILEKHIMIITDYKMMRDGLIFSPTDTIHYVYTFSRNPGVETEIYISLNRYELDYVEVDIKKKFAELESNSIRDEFTGLIAGEYLLKIVHEGETVDEVKFQVLPEEGYTEDTIEQELATDEKDELIKYSR from the coding sequence ATGTTTTCTTTCTATCGCATCCTAATCCTCCTCCCTGCACTTTGTTTTGCCATCAATTGCGGTGTTCCCAAAGGAGAATTCGGTTGGGCTACTTCCAAAACAGGCGATCTCGACATTCTGGAAAAACATATCATGATCATCACCGACTATAAGATGATGCGTGACGGTCTTATTTTTTCTCCAACGGACACGATTCATTACGTTTATACATTTTCCCGTAACCCCGGTGTAGAAACGGAAATCTATATCTCACTCAATCGTTATGAACTGGATTATGTGGAAGTGGATATCAAAAAGAAATTTGCAGAGCTGGAATCAAATTCCATCAGGGACGAATTCACAGGACTCATTGCAGGCGAGTACCTTTTGAAAATAGTTCACGAAGGTGAAACTGTGGATGAGGTGAAATTTCAAGTATTGCCCGAAGAAGGTTATACCGAAGATACCATTGAACAAGAGTTAGCTACGGACGAAAAGGACGAATTGATCAAATACTCTCGTTGA
- a CDS encoding tetratricopeptide repeat protein: MDRSHQKKEIGQKGKGFFLKGKPFFLAMIFLFSVLPLISGEEDRRNPLQGLYLTPLQVISVEELDQLDSEKRIPIDEDSGIALRPPEPATPIGTDPAVTDPNATTVIEPPATDDPSVESGPKSLDTKIREGEGLLKRYYSQFIEEKRIWEDRERGNVYSSRSDQNDIRLLLWQSTHKLSETLIVKDSPVLYELHSRMARLYTEKEKYAPALRHYLAAFRYHPLDLTEERFRQGEWQKEDYKSLFAPSAKEHQRIWETKDKAEKDWKQAKDDKHTALADLARAKRSLSEIEREEKRQDEIIKNRFASLQTASKNYEESLKSRYAVYLLQKQQSDSKTFYDMANVVKKIEDDNKERLKIVNKLGVAGKGIYVLFDYKRNTDFFAYELLLEKAYSQWQENPQVILDVAEQYRQDGKKEKAIDFYEKYLGLVEKQNPQDDAGKENLAKTYLRLAMLNADIKRKVIASSYYEKYFLGSPDNPEKTRVSYEMGVFFAGHIGDLKKASIYLTYWLDRNSKDWNPALDANTNLPELESIAFFHLSKKDKADRNQEAERNKLNLAYSQWKKLETLHIEAEKELETIRARKLKIKKDLLVTTEDDALSQYRLLDIRIEDQEAVVRVLKTKLDKIPVLQLLFRLGVLAEYGKDFQKAVGYYNSVIELGGEVEIQLALKEKKRVERILTTGVIFPPFNESI, from the coding sequence ATGGATAGAAGTCATCAAAAGAAGGAAATCGGACAAAAGGGAAAAGGATTTTTCCTGAAGGGCAAACCGTTCTTTCTCGCTATGATTTTTCTATTTTCCGTTTTGCCTTTGATCTCAGGCGAAGAAGATCGGCGCAATCCTCTTCAGGGGCTTTATCTCACTCCTTTGCAGGTGATTTCCGTAGAAGAGCTGGACCAATTGGATTCGGAAAAACGAATTCCGATTGATGAAGATTCCGGAATTGCACTTCGTCCTCCGGAACCGGCTACTCCGATCGGAACTGATCCTGCGGTGACGGATCCGAATGCAACAACTGTAATTGAACCTCCCGCCACTGACGACCCTTCCGTTGAATCCGGCCCCAAAAGTTTGGATACCAAAATCCGGGAAGGGGAAGGGTTACTCAAAAGATACTACAGTCAGTTTATAGAAGAAAAGAGGATTTGGGAAGATAGGGAAAGAGGCAATGTATATTCTTCCCGGTCGGATCAAAATGATATCCGGCTTCTTCTCTGGCAAAGCACTCATAAACTTTCGGAAACGTTGATAGTGAAAGACTCTCCCGTTTTATACGAACTTCACAGTCGGATGGCGAGGCTTTATACCGAGAAAGAAAAATACGCTCCCGCTCTCAGACATTATCTTGCGGCATTCCGATACCATCCTTTGGATCTGACCGAAGAAAGATTCAGACAAGGGGAGTGGCAAAAGGAAGATTATAAATCCTTGTTTGCTCCGTCCGCAAAAGAACACCAAAGGATTTGGGAAACAAAAGACAAAGCGGAGAAAGACTGGAAACAGGCAAAGGATGACAAACATACCGCTCTCGCCGATTTGGCCCGGGCCAAAAGATCTCTTTCCGAAATAGAAAGAGAAGAAAAAAGACAGGATGAAATTATAAAAAACAGATTCGCTTCTTTGCAAACCGCTTCCAAAAACTATGAAGAATCACTTAAGTCCCGTTATGCTGTTTACTTGCTTCAGAAACAACAATCCGATTCCAAAACATTTTACGATATGGCAAATGTCGTTAAAAAGATAGAAGATGATAATAAGGAAAGATTAAAGATCGTAAACAAACTGGGAGTCGCAGGAAAAGGGATTTATGTTTTGTTCGATTATAAAAGGAATACTGATTTTTTCGCTTACGAATTACTTTTAGAAAAAGCATATTCCCAGTGGCAGGAAAATCCTCAGGTGATTTTGGATGTGGCGGAACAATACCGCCAAGACGGTAAAAAAGAAAAAGCGATCGACTTTTATGAAAAATACCTGGGGCTCGTTGAAAAACAAAACCCGCAAGATGACGCAGGAAAAGAAAATCTGGCGAAGACATACTTGCGTTTGGCGATGTTGAATGCCGACATAAAAAGAAAAGTCATCGCAAGCAGTTATTATGAAAAATACTTTCTCGGTTCGCCGGATAATCCCGAAAAAACAAGAGTCTCCTATGAGATGGGAGTATTCTTTGCGGGTCATATAGGGGATTTGAAAAAGGCGAGCATTTACCTCACCTATTGGCTGGATCGAAATAGTAAAGACTGGAATCCCGCATTGGATGCAAATACCAATCTTCCCGAATTGGAATCCATTGCATTTTTCCATTTGTCCAAAAAAGACAAAGCGGACCGGAACCAGGAAGCGGAACGAAATAAATTGAATCTGGCTTATTCTCAGTGGAAAAAATTGGAAACTTTGCACATTGAAGCTGAAAAGGAATTGGAAACAATCCGTGCCCGCAAATTAAAAATCAAAAAAGATCTGCTTGTAACTACGGAAGACGATGCACTTTCCCAATACAGACTTCTTGACATTCGAATCGAAGACCAGGAAGCTGTGGTTCGGGTTCTCAAAACAAAACTCGACAAGATTCCCGTATTGCAGTTGTTATTTCGACTTGGGGTACTTGCCGAATACGGTAAGGATTTTCAAAAAGCGGTCGGTTATTATAATTCAGTCATTGAGCTTGGCGGAGAAGTTGAGATTCAACTGGCTTTGAAAGAAAAGAAAAGAGTGGAAAGGATTTTGACTACGGGAGTGATTTTTCCTCCGTTCAACGAGAGTATTTGA
- a CDS encoding phosphate signaling complex PhoU family protein, whose product MISKFYYLRKNLHSMAELVLEQVIMLGEALENDDYDLANRIVERDDHIDDLEKENDNLSQNAILEAITNRNILGMGNVDNDIILKKDPLRFALSAIRITRNMERMGDQVVNCAEVFRYKTIRKTLFKKEEPMTLILARVTTLAGMAIESLVEEKERFMGSVNTIEEELNGLCDQAFKKYRDAKDMDKVEFADLYRIILAMERLGDYAVNIAEELVRLNTGKDIRHLGNEIQSPTSVSYAVDRSG is encoded by the coding sequence ATGATTTCCAAATTTTACTACCTTAGAAAAAACCTTCACTCGATGGCCGAACTTGTCCTGGAACAAGTCATCATGTTAGGCGAAGCTTTGGAAAATGACGACTACGATCTGGCCAACCGGATCGTAGAGCGGGATGATCATATAGATGATTTGGAAAAGGAAAACGACAACCTTTCCCAAAACGCAATCCTCGAAGCCATTACCAACCGGAATATTCTGGGCATGGGAAATGTGGACAATGATATCATTTTAAAAAAAGACCCTCTTCGGTTCGCTCTCTCCGCCATCCGTATCACTCGAAATATGGAAAGGATGGGAGACCAGGTTGTGAATTGTGCGGAAGTATTCCGATACAAAACCATTCGCAAGACCTTATTCAAAAAAGAAGAACCGATGACCCTCATCCTCGCTCGCGTGACCACTCTTGCGGGAATGGCGATCGAGTCCCTTGTCGAAGAAAAAGAAAGGTTTATGGGAAGCGTAAATACCATCGAAGAAGAGTTAAACGGACTCTGCGATCAGGCATTCAAAAAGTACAGAGATGCCAAAGACATGGATAAGGTGGAATTTGCGGATCTTTACCGTATCATTCTCGCCATGGAAAGATTGGGAGATTACGCGGTGAACATAGCGGAAGAGTTGGTTCGTTTGAATACCGGCAAAGATATCCGCCATTTGGGAAATGAAATCCAAAGTCCGACTTCTGTCAGTTATGCGGTTGATCGTTCTGGTTAG
- a CDS encoding chemotaxis protein CheW codes for MAKESSSNNQFIHEQYIIFNLGEEEYAIPITIVEEIVKITNLIRVPQSKTYFAGIMDIRGKVVRMIDLAKRLNIKTGQETLIERAIVINLGGKSVGVIVDKVSHVVHFPASQVDPPPPSVKGISSRYITGVGKKDNRFIILIDIEKILTVEEISEMAVV; via the coding sequence ATGGCAAAAGAATCGTCTAGCAACAATCAGTTTATCCATGAACAGTACATCATATTCAATTTAGGTGAAGAAGAATATGCCATTCCCATCACCATTGTGGAAGAGATAGTAAAGATTACAAATCTCATCCGAGTTCCTCAATCCAAGACCTACTTTGCCGGTATCATGGACATCCGGGGAAAAGTCGTTCGAATGATCGACCTTGCCAAACGACTGAACATCAAAACCGGTCAGGAGACTTTGATTGAAAGAGCCATTGTTATCAATTTGGGTGGCAAATCGGTCGGAGTGATCGTGGACAAAGTATCTCATGTGGTACATTTTCCTGCAAGCCAAGTGGATCCTCCGCCTCCTTCCGTAAAAGGGATTTCTTCCCGTTACATCACAGGAGTAGGAAAAAAGGACAATCGGTTCATAATTTTAATCGATATCGAAAAAATTCTCACAGTAGAGGAAATTTCAGAAATGGCAGTTGTCTAA
- a CDS encoding mannose-1-phosphate guanylyltransferase, translating into MAKLPKELPVVLIMAGGKGERFWPRSRTNSPKQLQKVYSNKTLLKETIDRALTITSLDRIYIGTNSNLKNEILKKDPKFPSTNFIIEPEGKNTAPIIALSALHFQKKYGNPNLIVLSADAFIDPIKEFTKTIEQALFETEHGLVLLGVKPNRPEVGYGYISAGKPTDVGYQVKAFFEKPDFKTALKYIKKKDFYWNPGIFLFRVKTILEEFERHAPSLLQPLKNGFPFKNFGDLKNAFSLLPSEAIDTAIMERSNRIRMVEASFNWDDVGSWMSLERILPGDAGKNHHQGKEVIYHKSSGNISSVSKDLIAFLGVNDLIVVEEPDVIFVSSREGIGEIKSMLSSMRKNKHLQKYLD; encoded by the coding sequence ATGGCAAAGTTACCAAAAGAGTTACCTGTTGTTTTGATTATGGCGGGAGGAAAGGGAGAAAGGTTTTGGCCCAGATCCCGTACCAATTCCCCGAAACAATTACAGAAAGTTTATTCCAATAAAACATTACTGAAAGAGACAATCGACCGGGCGCTTACGATTACCAGCCTGGACCGTATTTATATTGGGACCAATTCCAATCTGAAAAACGAGATCTTGAAAAAAGATCCCAAATTTCCTTCCACTAACTTTATCATCGAACCGGAAGGTAAAAACACCGCACCGATCATCGCCTTATCTGCCTTACATTTTCAAAAGAAATACGGAAATCCGAACCTAATCGTTTTGTCTGCGGATGCGTTTATCGATCCTATCAAAGAATTTACGAAGACCATTGAACAGGCATTATTTGAGACGGAACACGGCTTGGTTCTATTGGGTGTAAAACCCAACCGCCCCGAAGTGGGTTACGGTTATATCAGTGCGGGAAAACCGACCGATGTCGGATATCAGGTGAAAGCTTTTTTCGAAAAACCGGATTTTAAGACGGCACTGAAATATATCAAAAAAAAGGATTTTTACTGGAATCCCGGGATCTTTCTTTTTCGGGTAAAAACCATTTTGGAAGAGTTTGAAAGACATGCTCCTTCCCTATTACAGCCGTTAAAGAACGGATTCCCTTTTAAAAATTTCGGAGATTTGAAAAACGCATTTTCCCTTTTACCGAGTGAAGCGATTGATACTGCCATTATGGAAAGATCCAACCGGATCCGAATGGTAGAAGCTAGTTTCAATTGGGATGATGTGGGATCTTGGATGTCCTTGGAAAGGATTCTTCCCGGCGACGCAGGGAAAAATCACCACCAAGGAAAAGAAGTCATCTATCACAAATCTTCAGGGAACATTTCTTCCGTTTCCAAAGACCTCATTGCCTTTTTGGGAGTGAATGATTTGATTGTCGTGGAAGAGCCGGATGTTATCTTTGTTTCTTCCAGAGAAGGTATTGGAGAGATCAAATCGATGCTCTCTTCTATGCGTAAAAATAAACATTTACAAAAGTACCTCGATTAG
- the hfq gene encoding RNA chaperone Hfq, translating into MSAKNNIQDQLLNTARKEKIDLTIYLLNGVPLKGKVVSFDNFTIVLENDNKQSLVYKHAISTIIPAKPIKLHSEDAPKDAPTA; encoded by the coding sequence ATGTCTGCAAAAAACAACATCCAAGACCAACTTCTCAATACTGCTCGAAAGGAAAAAATCGATCTCACAATTTACTTGTTAAACGGGGTTCCGCTCAAAGGTAAGGTAGTGAGTTTCGATAACTTTACAATTGTCTTGGAAAATGATAACAAACAAAGCTTAGTTTACAAACATGCCATTTCCACAATCATTCCGGCGAAACCGATCAAACTGCATTCGGAAGACGCACCTAAGGACGCTCCCACTGCCTAA
- the miaA gene encoding tRNA (adenosine(37)-N6)-dimethylallyltransferase MiaA, translating into MILPILAGPTGSGKTSLTQSLDPDRFEVVSFDSRQVYSELAVGTTSPTEKEKDHIPHWLVGILTADKSPNAKQYSTWARDAILSIWNRNKTPFLVCGTGFYLRAFLMGMFPVPNVPQETKDFAQNLPLSEAVLLLQEKDPKAFQNISETDGYRIRRALEVVLTGVLWSEVSSHTTGGFLEEFPDLKPKAVWLDWPRVDLYARIETRVPGLLKDGMLEETKLVLEKYGPDCPGLHSLGYNFALDFLYGKIDFNTLLERLAQSHRNYAKRQVTWFRKDPLLVPMSWDLALKEFTKID; encoded by the coding sequence ATGATCCTACCCATTCTTGCCGGGCCTACCGGTTCCGGCAAAACTTCCCTCACCCAATCTTTGGATCCCGATCGATTTGAAGTTGTATCTTTTGATTCCAGGCAAGTGTATTCGGAACTTGCCGTAGGTACCACATCCCCTACAGAAAAAGAAAAAGATCATATCCCTCACTGGCTGGTCGGAATTTTAACCGCAGATAAATCTCCCAACGCCAAACAGTATTCCACTTGGGCAAGAGATGCGATCCTCTCCATTTGGAACAGAAACAAAACTCCCTTTCTTGTCTGCGGAACCGGATTTTATTTACGCGCTTTCCTGATGGGAATGTTTCCCGTACCAAATGTACCCCAAGAGACAAAAGATTTCGCCCAAAATCTACCTCTTTCGGAAGCAGTTTTACTCCTTCAGGAAAAAGATCCGAAAGCATTTCAGAATATTTCTGAGACGGATGGATATAGGATCCGCAGAGCTTTGGAAGTTGTGCTCACAGGCGTTCTTTGGTCTGAAGTTTCCAGTCATACTACAGGAGGGTTTTTGGAAGAATTTCCGGATCTGAAGCCGAAAGCAGTTTGGTTGGATTGGCCTCGCGTAGATTTGTATGCACGAATTGAAACCAGAGTGCCCGGTCTATTGAAGGATGGGATGTTGGAAGAGACCAAATTGGTTTTGGAAAAGTACGGTCCCGACTGTCCGGGCTTGCATTCTTTGGGATACAATTTTGCGCTTGATTTCTTGTATGGAAAAATCGATTTTAATACATTACTTGAACGTTTGGCACAGTCTCATAGAAATTATGCCAAAAGACAGGTCACTTGGTTTCGAAAAGATCCACTTCTCGTTCCAATGTCCTGGGATTTAGCGCTCAAAGAATTTACAAAAATAGATTAA
- a CDS encoding FYDLN acid domain-containing protein: MVAKKAVKKSAPPPKKKAPVKASKDVKPAKKKEEKPKSPPKAGSAKQSLSKSKPTAAKEKPVAPVKVSKAELAANGPLGKKFTCYSCSTKFYDLNKPEKKCPKCGADQLAKPAIKSRMAAIRQSEYDVEDEEDPVVEEELLEETEELEEAEDDTPAAEEEEA; encoded by the coding sequence ATGGTAGCAAAGAAAGCAGTTAAAAAGTCAGCCCCTCCACCGAAGAAAAAAGCTCCGGTAAAGGCATCCAAGGATGTTAAACCCGCTAAAAAAAAGGAAGAGAAACCAAAATCTCCTCCTAAGGCTGGTTCCGCAAAACAATCCTTGTCTAAGTCCAAACCAACAGCCGCAAAAGAAAAACCGGTAGCCCCTGTGAAAGTATCGAAAGCGGAACTTGCTGCCAATGGCCCGCTCGGTAAAAAATTTACATGTTATTCTTGTTCCACTAAATTTTACGATCTGAACAAACCTGAAAAAAAATGCCCTAAATGTGGGGCCGACCAGTTGGCAAAACCGGCGATCAAATCACGAATGGCTGCCATCCGTCAAAGTGAATACGATGTTGAGGATGAAGAAGATCCGGTAGTTGAAGAAGAACTTCTGGAAGAAACAGAGGAATTGGAAGAAGCGGAAGATGACACTCCTGCCGCTGAAGAAGAGGAAGCTTAA
- a CDS encoding pyridoxine 5'-phosphate synthase: MAQLSVNVNKIATLRNSRGGDIPNVVHFSELILNAGAHGITVHPRKDQRHITTEDVFSLQIFLSKYNRNASFHREFNIEGEPSERFVKLVLEAKPDQATLVPVRPGEITSDHGFNLKDKSEVDRLAPIIDKFHREKIRVSLFMDTDSSQYKTAKEIGADRIEFYTGPFAHAYDQSEEAGKVYYKEYENAAEVAFKLGLGINAGHDLDTNNLKLFSHLPHLAEVSIGHRLVAQSLVDGMEKTVKSYLKILSKETGS, translated from the coding sequence ATGGCTCAATTAAGTGTAAACGTAAACAAGATCGCCACCTTGCGCAACTCCCGAGGCGGGGATATTCCCAATGTAGTGCATTTTTCCGAATTGATCCTAAATGCGGGAGCACATGGAATCACGGTTCACCCTAGGAAAGACCAAAGGCATATTACAACGGAAGATGTTTTTTCCCTTCAAATTTTTCTTTCGAAGTACAATCGGAACGCTTCCTTTCACAGAGAATTCAACATTGAGGGGGAACCTAGCGAACGTTTTGTGAAATTGGTTTTGGAGGCCAAACCGGACCAGGCGACACTCGTTCCGGTCCGTCCGGGAGAAATCACATCCGATCACGGTTTTAATTTAAAGGACAAATCGGAAGTCGATCGTTTAGCACCGATTATTGACAAATTCCATAGAGAAAAAATCAGAGTTTCCTTATTTATGGATACGGATTCTTCCCAATATAAAACGGCAAAAGAAATCGGCGCAGACCGGATTGAATTTTACACAGGCCCTTTTGCCCATGCCTACGACCAATCGGAAGAAGCGGGAAAAGTATATTATAAAGAGTATGAAAATGCAGCGGAAGTTGCATTCAAATTGGGCCTCGGGATCAATGCAGGACACGATCTGGACACGAACAATTTGAAACTATTTTCCCATCTTCCCCATCTTGCGGAAGTGTCCATAGGACATAGATTGGTGGCGCAAAGCCTTGTGGACGGAATGGAAAAAACGGTAAAATCCTATCTCAAAATTCTTTCGAAAGAAACCGGATCTTAG